From a region of the Candidatus Rokuibacteriota bacterium genome:
- a CDS encoding chromate resistance protein, with the protein MKWITRAKARVDRIACPWLIRRFIDKQAEFLFVPDAEVMATATREGATPFDVPGVELGHHGERCSFDAFLDKYRLTDPALQALALIVRGADTDARGIAKEAWGLYAVASGFREISRDDFENMERQFPVYDALYAYCRSGLPRGA; encoded by the coding sequence ATGAAGTGGATCACCCGAGCGAAGGCCCGCGTGGACAGGATCGCCTGCCCATGGCTCATCCGCCGCTTCATTGACAAGCAGGCGGAGTTCCTCTTCGTCCCCGATGCCGAAGTGATGGCGACGGCCACGCGTGAGGGCGCGACACCCTTCGATGTACCGGGAGTCGAGCTCGGCCATCACGGGGAGCGCTGCTCCTTCGACGCCTTCCTCGACAAGTACCGCCTCACCGATCCCGCGCTCCAGGCGCTCGCCCTCATCGTGCGCGGCGCTGACACCGACGCGCGCGGCATCGCGAAGGAGGCCTGGGGGCTCTACGCCGTGGCGAGCGGCTTCCGCGAAATCAGCCGCGACGACTTCGAGAACATGGAGCGCCAGTTCCCCGTCTACGACGCGCTCTATGCCTACTGCCGGAGCGGGCTGCCGCGTGGGGCGTGA
- a CDS encoding alpha/beta hydrolase, which yields MSPARLRRLLIPEFSLLRIVLSLAFIYAAVGAWVWVASDRMIFLPPAPSYRDTPDVLRLTTAGGERIAAVYLPNPGATYTVLFSHGNGEDLGSVLPLLPVLRDLGFSVFAYDYRGYGLSEGRPSEPNVYADIDAAYDYLTRDLRVQPERIILYGRSLGAGAAVDLAARRFVGGLILESPFLSALRVMTRIPVFPVDKFRNVDKIRRVRCPVLVMHGEADEIVPLWHGRRLFERVTGPKTLVVIPGAHHNDFMWVAGARYAAALRDFEALLRGR from the coding sequence GTGAGCCCGGCCCGGCTCAGGCGTTTGCTGATCCCCGAGTTCTCACTCCTCCGCATCGTCCTCTCGCTGGCGTTCATCTACGCGGCCGTCGGCGCGTGGGTCTGGGTCGCCTCCGACCGTATGATCTTCCTGCCTCCCGCTCCGAGCTACCGCGACACGCCCGACGTCCTCAGGCTGACCACCGCCGGCGGCGAGCGGATCGCCGCGGTCTACCTTCCGAACCCTGGGGCGACGTACACGGTGCTCTTCAGCCACGGCAACGGGGAAGACCTGGGCTCGGTGCTGCCGCTGCTGCCCGTCCTGCGGGATCTGGGCTTCAGCGTGTTCGCCTACGACTACCGCGGCTACGGTCTCTCCGAGGGGCGGCCGTCGGAGCCGAACGTCTACGCCGATATCGATGCCGCGTACGATTACCTGACGCGTGACCTGCGCGTTCAGCCCGAGCGGATCATCCTCTACGGCCGCTCGCTGGGCGCCGGAGCGGCGGTGGACCTGGCGGCGCGCAGGTTCGTCGGCGGGCTCATTCTGGAGAGCCCCTTCCTGTCGGCCCTCCGGGTGATGACGCGGATCCCGGTCTTCCCCGTCGACAAGTTCCGCAACGTGGACAAGATCCGCCGGGTGCGATGCCCCGTGCTGGTCATGCACGGGGAGGCCGACGAGATCGTGCCGCTCTGGCACGGCCGGCGCCTCTTCGAGAGGGTGACGGGGCCCAAGACCCTGGTCGTGATTCCGGGAGCGCATCACAACGATTTCATGTGGGTGGCGGGCGCCCGCTACGCCGCCGCGCTGCGTGACTTCGAGGCCCTGCTCCGTGGACGCTGA
- a CDS encoding gamma-glutamylcyclotransferase family protein has translation MDAEPLLFVYGTLMRGFRLHALLEGRADSVGDGEVAGLLFDLGRYPAALRDGGGVIRGEVYRLKDPGFWLALDSVEGSQYHRGEVGVRLAGGRQVTAYIYWYVGPLRRAVPIPGGDYRAHSPAQSIYHR, from the coding sequence GTGGACGCTGAGCCTCTGCTCTTCGTGTACGGCACGCTCATGCGCGGCTTCCGGCTCCACGCGCTGCTCGAGGGCCGCGCCGACTCCGTGGGCGACGGGGAGGTCGCCGGCCTCCTCTTCGATCTGGGCCGCTACCCGGCCGCGCTGCGGGACGGAGGCGGCGTGATCCGCGGCGAGGTCTACCGGCTCAAGGACCCCGGCTTCTGGTTGGCGCTGGACTCCGTCGAGGGCAGCCAGTATCATCGCGGGGAGGTTGGGGTGCGGTTGGCCGGAGGGAGGCAGGTCACGGCGTACATCTACTGGTACGTCGGGCCGCTCCGCCGGGCCGTGCCGATCCCCGGCGGCGACTACCGGGCGCATTCGCCCGCCCAGTCCATTTATCATCGCTGA
- a CDS encoding SDR family NAD(P)-dependent oxidoreductase: MSSLAGRVAIVTGASAGIGEATARVLAGVGMRVAVCARRRERLDRLAKQIAAAGGEAAVYRVDVTDAGAVRAMVDDVASRWGRIDVLVNNAGRGLSATVEDTKPDEFRALLELNVMAVFTATQAVLPWMRRQGRGHIINVSSIVGRRGVPYRGAYSATKFALGGFSEALRVELASTGISVSLVYPIGTATEFHEVEARRAGPGSHGPIQSSEHVARCILRCVRRPRAEVYPFRPSWILSVASVIAPRLVDAGLRRLLR, translated from the coding sequence TTGAGCTCGCTCGCCGGCAGGGTGGCGATCGTCACCGGCGCGTCGGCCGGGATCGGGGAAGCGACGGCGCGTGTTCTGGCAGGGGTGGGGATGCGCGTGGCAGTCTGCGCGCGGCGGCGCGAGCGCCTCGACCGGCTGGCGAAGCAGATCGCGGCCGCCGGAGGCGAGGCGGCGGTCTACCGCGTCGACGTGACCGATGCGGGTGCGGTGCGCGCCATGGTTGACGACGTCGCGTCGCGCTGGGGACGGATCGACGTCCTCGTCAACAACGCGGGGCGGGGGCTGTCCGCCACGGTGGAAGACACCAAGCCTGACGAGTTCCGCGCCCTCCTCGAGCTCAACGTCATGGCAGTCTTCACGGCCACGCAGGCCGTGCTGCCGTGGATGCGGCGGCAGGGACGGGGGCACATCATCAACGTCTCGTCCATCGTCGGGCGCCGCGGCGTGCCCTATCGCGGCGCGTACAGCGCCACCAAGTTCGCGCTCGGCGGGTTCAGCGAGGCGCTGCGGGTGGAGCTCGCGAGCACGGGCATCTCGGTCAGCCTGGTGTACCCGATCGGCACGGCGACGGAGTTCCACGAGGTCGAGGCGCGGCGCGCGGGGCCGGGATCCCACGGCCCCATCCAGTCTTCCGAGCACGTCGCACGGTGCATCCTCCGCTGCGTCAGGCGGCCGCGCGCGGAGGTCTATCCCTTCCGGCCGTCGTGGATCCTCTCGGTCGCGAGCGTGATCGCCCCGCGCCTGGTTGACGCCGGCCTGCGCCGGCTACTTCGCTGA
- a CDS encoding Rid family detoxifying hydrolase has translation MAKKFVIQTNKAPEPLQGAPYSQAIKVDNLVFVSGQIALKPGETALTGSSVGEQTEQIFANLKAILDSCGSRLDRMVKATVFLARMEDFAEMNEVYKRHAGAQPPARSTVQVAKLPAGALVEIDVIAHT, from the coding sequence ATGGCGAAAAAGTTCGTGATCCAGACAAACAAGGCGCCCGAACCCCTCCAGGGGGCGCCCTACTCGCAGGCCATCAAGGTGGACAATCTCGTCTTCGTCTCCGGCCAGATCGCTCTCAAGCCCGGCGAGACCGCGCTCACGGGCTCATCCGTCGGCGAGCAGACCGAGCAGATCTTCGCCAACCTCAAGGCGATCCTCGACAGCTGCGGCAGTAGACTCGACCGGATGGTCAAGGCCACGGTGTTCCTCGCGCGGATGGAAGATTTCGCCGAGATGAACGAGGTCTACAAGCGGCACGCGGGGGCGCAGCCGCCGGCCCGCTCGACCGTCCAGGTGGCCAAGCTGCCCGCCGGTGCGCTCGTCGAGATCGACGTCATCGCTCACACGTAG
- a CDS encoding MaoC family dehydratase N-terminal domain-containing protein: MAYDVKAVKKQWEGYETPLRWGRYPVEHEPIRRHCQMLDDMNPRFLEDGHCPPVMVDYFASLGPYPPADYDIFPVVRQIPTPGDRLINLNQAFEWHQPVKVGDRLGASHKVVAIHQRGTKLDPLSVWIRTETTIVNQKQDVVAKRTNQILVHRTPDEIATGVSRA; the protein is encoded by the coding sequence GTGGCTTACGACGTCAAGGCGGTGAAGAAGCAGTGGGAGGGGTATGAAACCCCGCTGCGATGGGGGCGCTACCCGGTGGAGCACGAGCCCATCCGCCGCCACTGCCAGATGCTCGACGACATGAACCCGCGCTTTCTGGAGGACGGGCACTGCCCGCCCGTGATGGTGGACTATTTCGCTTCCCTCGGGCCGTACCCGCCGGCCGACTACGACATCTTCCCGGTGGTCCGCCAGATCCCGACGCCCGGCGACCGGTTGATCAACCTCAACCAGGCGTTCGAGTGGCACCAGCCCGTGAAGGTGGGCGACCGCCTCGGCGCCAGCCACAAGGTGGTCGCCATCCACCAGCGCGGAACCAAGCTCGACCCGCTCTCGGTCTGGATCCGCACCGAGACCACGATCGTGAACCAGAAGCAGGACGTCGTCGCCAAGCGGACCAACCAGATCCTCGTCCACCGCACGCCCGACGAGATCGCCACGGGAGTGAGCCGGGCATGA
- a CDS encoding thiamine pyrophosphate-binding protein, with protein MPTVAEILIDGLRRAGVQRIFGVPGGGSNLELLEAARVQGLPFVLCHQESAACIMAAVTGELGGAPGAVLSTLGPGVSASATGLAHAFLDRSPLIYLSDRHPEATLGFATHQAFDHAAFLALVVKGSLAVTAESAGHWVAHAAQLAMKEPRGPVHLDLPADIASQPAVPVATTATPAPLPQPAAADLDGAVALIKKAKRPVVLAGLQCRAADAKWLRAFAEALPAPVLTTYKAKGALPDPHPLAMGVFTGGALEEPVVGRADLIIAFGLDTVELIPRRWSYTAPVLSLVRGPSGAPSLTAVGGGGYFSPALEVVGDLGVILEELAPRLHQHHADWDVVEVDRLRRERQRALEIGVPGLAPHRVVQITRELTPAGTIATVDAGAHMFQAAEYWQAVEPGEFLISNGLATMGFALPAAIAAQLAFPEQRVVCFTGDGGFMMVAAELETAARLRLPITVIVFNDAALSLIEIKQEQKGYAGASMRYAGPDPALLARSFGVTAWTAADEAGFAGALVAAQGAPGPTLIDARIDPSGYRRMLEIVRGAPRA; from the coding sequence ATGCCCACCGTCGCCGAGATCCTGATCGACGGCCTGCGCCGCGCCGGAGTCCAGCGCATCTTCGGCGTCCCGGGCGGCGGCTCAAACCTCGAACTGCTCGAGGCCGCGCGTGTGCAGGGCCTGCCCTTCGTCCTCTGCCACCAGGAGTCCGCCGCGTGCATCATGGCCGCCGTGACGGGCGAGCTCGGCGGCGCTCCGGGCGCGGTGCTGTCAACGTTGGGCCCCGGCGTCAGCGCCAGCGCGACCGGCCTCGCCCACGCCTTCCTGGATCGGAGCCCGCTGATCTATCTCTCGGACCGCCACCCCGAGGCGACGCTCGGCTTCGCCACGCACCAGGCCTTCGACCACGCGGCCTTCCTGGCGCTGGTGGTGAAGGGCAGCCTTGCCGTCACGGCGGAGTCGGCCGGCCACTGGGTCGCCCATGCCGCCCAGCTCGCGATGAAGGAGCCGAGAGGCCCCGTGCATCTGGATCTGCCGGCCGACATAGCGAGCCAGCCCGCCGTGCCGGTCGCGACGACGGCGACGCCCGCGCCGCTGCCACAGCCGGCCGCCGCCGATCTCGACGGCGCGGTGGCGTTGATCAAGAAGGCCAAGCGGCCCGTGGTCCTGGCGGGGCTTCAGTGCCGCGCCGCCGACGCGAAGTGGCTGCGCGCCTTTGCCGAAGCGCTGCCCGCGCCCGTCCTGACCACCTACAAGGCCAAGGGCGCGCTGCCCGATCCTCACCCGCTGGCGATGGGCGTGTTCACGGGCGGCGCGCTCGAGGAGCCCGTGGTCGGTCGCGCCGACCTCATCATCGCCTTCGGCCTCGACACGGTCGAGCTGATCCCGCGCCGCTGGAGCTACACCGCGCCCGTGCTGAGTCTGGTGCGGGGGCCGTCCGGAGCGCCTTCGCTCACCGCTGTTGGGGGCGGGGGCTACTTCTCCCCGGCTCTCGAGGTGGTGGGCGACCTCGGCGTCATCCTCGAGGAGCTGGCGCCGCGGCTCCACCAGCACCACGCCGACTGGGACGTGGTCGAGGTGGACAGGCTGCGCCGCGAGCGACAGCGCGCGCTCGAGATCGGCGTGCCGGGGTTGGCGCCGCACCGGGTGGTCCAGATCACCCGCGAGTTGACTCCCGCCGGGACCATCGCGACGGTGGACGCCGGCGCCCACATGTTCCAGGCCGCCGAGTACTGGCAGGCTGTGGAGCCGGGGGAGTTCCTGATCTCGAACGGGCTCGCGACTATGGGCTTCGCGCTGCCGGCGGCCATCGCCGCCCAGCTCGCCTTCCCCGAGCAGCGGGTGGTGTGCTTCACGGGCGACGGCGGCTTCATGATGGTCGCGGCGGAGCTCGAGACGGCCGCGCGACTGCGCCTGCCCATCACCGTCATCGTGTTCAACGACGCGGCGCTGTCGCTCATCGAGATCAAGCAGGAGCAGAAGGGCTACGCGGGCGCGTCCATGCGCTACGCGGGGCCCGATCCGGCGCTCCTCGCGCGCTCGTTCGGCGTGACGGCCTGGACCGCGGCGGACGAGGCGGGCTTCGCCGGCGCGCTCGTCGCCGCGCAGGGTGCGCCGGGGCCGACCCTGATCGACGCCCGCATCGATCCCTCCGGTTACCGCCGCATGCTCGAGATCGTGCGGGGAGCGCCGCGGGCGTGA
- a CDS encoding MFS transporter, with product MGRDARLVFVAKSARTFCYGFLGVLLPVYLTQLGLDATELGIAVTLTLLASTAMTFAIRWPAERWSPRVALMAQSVLIVGSAALFLWTRNPWLVVLAAMIGNLAVGTGETGPFLALEQVIVTRATPRERLTMALSLYNLTGYAAAGLGAAAVARAGASPRFLFALFLLSGLVQIAAYGLMASRKPPSAAARRAAGAPSRPFVRRVAAIFALDSFAGGFVVQSLITYWFYTRFGLGLAELGWIFFGVQILSGLSLLLAARVAPRLGLVNTMVFSHLISNVLLICVALSPVAWMAVAFLLARHLLSQMDVPTRQTFLMLAVEDHEREHAAAVTNLSRTLAQSVTPAATGWIMQGLSLSAPFFLGGGLKIVYDLLLYAMIRNVKTK from the coding sequence GTGGGGCGTGACGCCCGGCTCGTCTTCGTTGCGAAGTCGGCCCGCACCTTCTGCTACGGCTTCCTCGGCGTTCTCCTGCCCGTCTACCTGACCCAGCTGGGGCTGGACGCGACCGAGCTCGGCATCGCGGTGACCCTGACCCTGCTCGCCAGCACCGCGATGACGTTCGCCATCCGCTGGCCGGCCGAGCGCTGGAGCCCCCGGGTCGCGTTGATGGCGCAGTCGGTGCTCATCGTCGGCTCGGCCGCGCTCTTCCTCTGGACGCGAAATCCATGGCTCGTGGTGCTCGCAGCCATGATCGGCAATCTTGCCGTGGGCACGGGCGAGACCGGGCCCTTCCTCGCGCTCGAGCAGGTCATCGTCACGCGCGCCACGCCGCGCGAGCGGCTGACGATGGCGCTCTCCCTCTACAACCTGACGGGCTATGCGGCGGCCGGCCTGGGGGCCGCCGCCGTCGCGCGCGCAGGCGCCTCGCCGCGCTTCCTCTTCGCGCTCTTCCTGCTGAGCGGGCTCGTCCAGATCGCGGCCTACGGTCTCATGGCGTCCCGGAAGCCGCCGTCGGCGGCGGCCCGGCGGGCGGCGGGAGCGCCGTCGCGGCCCTTCGTGCGGCGCGTCGCGGCCATCTTCGCCCTCGACTCCTTCGCGGGCGGCTTCGTCGTCCAGAGCCTCATCACCTACTGGTTCTACACGCGCTTCGGCTTGGGTCTCGCCGAGCTCGGCTGGATCTTCTTCGGCGTGCAGATCCTCTCGGGTCTCTCGCTGCTGCTGGCAGCCCGGGTCGCGCCGCGGCTCGGTCTCGTCAACACCATGGTCTTCTCCCACCTGATCTCGAACGTGCTGCTGATCTGCGTGGCGCTGTCACCGGTCGCCTGGATGGCCGTCGCCTTCCTGCTGGCGCGCCACCTCCTCTCGCAGATGGACGTGCCGACGCGGCAGACCTTCCTCATGCTGGCCGTCGAGGACCACGAGCGTGAGCATGCCGCGGCCGTGACGAACCTCAGCCGGACCCTGGCCCAGTCCGTGACTCCCGCCGCGACCGGCTGGATCATGCAGGGGCTGTCGCTGTCGGCCCCCTTCTTCCTGGGCGGCGGGCTGAAGATCGTCTACGATCTCCTCCTCTACGCGATGATCCGCAATGTGAAGACGAAGTAG
- a CDS encoding DinB family protein, with the protein MDRQSGDRQSGHPAGRTPKLPPLELGARLDRILACTGTLLAALPVSALDHKPPQRDRSVRDLAFHVFRLSLAYVDGMDMGELRESWLQEKAPPDLVDGPAVARYGALVRGRVSGWFEGAGPSEYARTIKVYYGPQNGHELLERTTWHAARHLRQLYALAADLGVTPPEPLPTSDFEGLPLPASLW; encoded by the coding sequence ATGGATCGTCAATCGGGGGATCGCCAATCGGGTCATCCGGCGGGCAGAACGCCCAAGCTGCCGCCGCTCGAGCTCGGCGCGCGGCTCGACAGGATCCTGGCATGTACCGGAACACTGCTGGCCGCGCTCCCCGTCAGCGCGCTCGACCACAAGCCGCCCCAGCGCGACCGGAGCGTGCGGGATCTGGCCTTCCACGTTTTCAGGCTGTCGCTGGCCTATGTCGACGGCATGGACATGGGTGAGCTGCGCGAGTCGTGGCTCCAGGAGAAGGCGCCGCCGGACCTCGTCGACGGCCCGGCGGTCGCGCGCTACGGCGCGCTCGTGCGCGGGCGCGTCTCCGGCTGGTTCGAGGGCGCCGGCCCTTCCGAGTACGCTCGCACCATCAAGGTCTACTACGGCCCGCAGAACGGCCACGAGCTGCTCGAGCGCACCACATGGCACGCGGCCCGGCACCTCCGCCAGCTCTATGCCCTGGCCGCCGACCTCGGCGTCACGCCCCCGGAACCGCTACCCACATCGGACTTCGAGGGGCTGCCGCTGCCGGCAAGCCTCTGGTAG
- a CDS encoding pyridoxal phosphate-dependent aminotransferase, which translates to MNFAERMSRLGTESAFEVLARAKALERQGKEIVHLEIGEPDFDTPAHIREAAKRALDDGATHYGPAAGLPELREAIAKDIGGTRNIPVAPEEIVVTPGAKPIMYFVITALVNPGDEVIYPNPGFPIYESVINFVGGVPVPIPLREESDFGFDMAVFEKAASKKTRLIIINSPQNPTGGVLGLDQLGRIAEIAVKYQIPVLTDEIYKAFLYEGEFASITRFPGMRDLAIILDGFSKSYAMTGWRMGYGVMPVPLAEHVARLMVNSNSCTASFTQWAGIAALQGDQMPVRQMVAEFKRRRDIIVAGLNALPGVTCRTPKGAFYVFPNIKALKRPSSEVAEAILQEGGVAVLGGTAFGQYGEGYLRLSYANSEANIRKALDRMRPVLARLAG; encoded by the coding sequence ATGAACTTCGCCGAGCGCATGTCACGGCTGGGTACCGAGTCCGCCTTCGAGGTGCTGGCCCGCGCCAAGGCCCTCGAGCGGCAGGGCAAGGAGATCGTCCACCTCGAGATCGGCGAGCCGGACTTCGACACGCCCGCCCACATCCGCGAGGCGGCCAAGCGGGCCCTCGATGACGGCGCCACGCACTACGGCCCCGCCGCCGGGCTGCCCGAGCTGCGAGAGGCGATCGCCAAGGACATAGGCGGAACGCGCAACATCCCGGTGGCGCCCGAGGAGATCGTGGTGACGCCGGGCGCCAAGCCCATCATGTACTTCGTGATCACCGCCCTGGTGAATCCGGGTGACGAAGTGATCTATCCGAACCCGGGCTTCCCGATCTACGAGTCAGTCATCAACTTCGTGGGCGGCGTCCCCGTGCCCATCCCGCTTCGCGAGGAGAGCGACTTCGGCTTCGACATGGCGGTCTTCGAGAAAGCCGCCTCGAAGAAGACCAGGCTCATCATCATCAACTCGCCTCAGAATCCGACGGGCGGCGTGCTGGGCCTGGACCAGCTCGGCCGCATCGCGGAGATCGCCGTGAAGTACCAGATCCCGGTGCTGACCGACGAGATCTACAAGGCGTTCCTCTACGAGGGCGAGTTCGCGTCGATCACCCGCTTCCCCGGGATGCGCGATCTCGCCATCATCCTGGACGGCTTCTCCAAGAGCTATGCAATGACGGGCTGGCGCATGGGCTACGGTGTCATGCCGGTGCCGCTCGCGGAGCACGTGGCGCGGCTGATGGTCAACTCGAACTCCTGCACCGCCTCCTTCACCCAGTGGGCGGGCATCGCCGCGCTCCAGGGCGACCAGATGCCGGTGCGCCAGATGGTGGCGGAGTTCAAGCGGCGGCGGGACATCATCGTGGCGGGGCTCAACGCGCTGCCGGGGGTGACGTGCCGGACACCCAAGGGCGCCTTCTACGTCTTCCCCAACATCAAGGCGCTCAAGCGGCCGTCCAGCGAGGTTGCCGAGGCCATCCTCCAGGAAGGCGGCGTGGCCGTCCTCGGCGGCACGGCCTTCGGCCAGTACGGCGAGGGTTACCTGCGCCTGTCGTACGCCAACTCGGAGGCCAACATCCGCAAGGCGCTCGACCGGATGCGCCCCGTCCTCGCCCGCCTCGCCGGCTAG
- a CDS encoding MaoC/PaaZ C-terminal domain-containing protein, whose translation MSEGARRESPAWEDVQEGEEIKGFSLELTPTRMVAQVSGTQDFYPIHHDREFAQQAGHKDIFINTAFIRGCLCRVVTDWMGEDGFVKSLGFQMRRPNFAGETIAARGRVKKKGPDGRVDLELWLENAGEVTVPGTATVILPVRS comes from the coding sequence ATGAGCGAAGGGGCGCGCCGGGAAAGTCCGGCTTGGGAAGACGTGCAGGAAGGGGAGGAGATCAAGGGCTTCTCGCTCGAGCTGACGCCGACGCGCATGGTCGCCCAGGTCTCGGGCACCCAGGACTTCTACCCGATTCACCACGACCGCGAATTCGCCCAGCAGGCCGGGCACAAGGACATCTTCATCAACACGGCCTTCATCCGCGGCTGCCTCTGCCGCGTGGTCACCGACTGGATGGGCGAGGACGGCTTCGTCAAGTCGCTCGGCTTCCAGATGCGGCGGCCGAACTTCGCCGGCGAGACCATCGCGGCCCGCGGGCGCGTCAAGAAGAAGGGCCCGGACGGCCGCGTCGACCTCGAGCTGTGGCTCGAGAACGCGGGCGAGGTGACCGTCCCCGGCACCGCGACCGTGATCCTGCCCGTCCGTTCCTGA
- a CDS encoding aspartate aminotransferase family protein, producing MAVQAAELIKSDQDHLIHPLHHPSDHLEPMVYVKGRGATITDIQGREYIDGLAGLWNTNVGHGREELAKAAAAQMSELAYFSAYAGSSNIPAVQLAEKLISISYPNMQGVFFTCGGAESNESAFKTARFYWKAKGKPDKVKVISRFNAYHGVTLQAMSATGMPPYWKMFEPRVPGFVHIPTCYPYRQEGAKPGETAGQTAARLLEEAIVREGADTVAAFIAEPIHGGGGVIYPTDDYFPLVRKVCDKHQVLFIADEVITGFCRTGHWFAMTHWNVLPDIMSFAKGVSSGYLPLGGIMVSKDVKEAMDSVKPEDKWMHAFTYSGHPTCCAVGLKNVEIMERERLSERSATLGTRLHKALHAAFDSHPNVGDIRSGKGLLAAVELVEDKATKKSYGADQKIGARLMQEMSKRGVITRARMENIFFSPALVITEEQLDRMVSVTQEAVKAVTGK from the coding sequence ATGGCCGTGCAGGCCGCAGAGCTGATCAAGTCCGACCAGGATCACCTGATCCACCCGCTGCATCACCCGAGCGATCACCTCGAGCCCATGGTCTACGTCAAGGGCCGCGGCGCCACGATCACCGACATCCAGGGGCGGGAGTACATCGACGGCCTGGCGGGGCTCTGGAACACCAACGTCGGCCACGGCCGCGAGGAGCTGGCGAAAGCCGCCGCGGCGCAGATGAGCGAGCTGGCCTACTTCTCGGCCTACGCGGGCTCGTCGAACATCCCGGCGGTGCAGCTCGCGGAGAAGCTCATCTCGATCTCGTACCCGAACATGCAGGGGGTCTTCTTCACGTGCGGCGGGGCCGAGTCGAATGAATCAGCGTTCAAGACGGCGCGCTTCTACTGGAAGGCCAAGGGCAAGCCCGACAAGGTCAAGGTGATCTCGCGCTTCAACGCCTACCACGGCGTGACGCTCCAGGCGATGAGCGCCACCGGCATGCCGCCCTACTGGAAGATGTTCGAGCCCCGGGTGCCGGGCTTCGTCCACATCCCGACCTGCTACCCGTACCGCCAGGAGGGCGCGAAGCCCGGCGAGACGGCGGGGCAGACCGCGGCGCGCCTGCTCGAGGAGGCGATCGTCCGTGAGGGCGCCGACACGGTGGCGGCCTTCATCGCCGAGCCCATCCACGGCGGCGGCGGCGTCATCTATCCGACCGACGACTACTTCCCGCTGGTGCGCAAGGTGTGCGACAAGCACCAGGTCCTCTTCATCGCCGACGAGGTGATCACGGGCTTTTGCCGGACGGGCCACTGGTTCGCGATGACGCACTGGAACGTGCTGCCCGACATCATGTCCTTCGCCAAGGGCGTGTCCTCGGGCTATCTCCCGCTGGGCGGCATCATGGTCTCCAAGGACGTCAAGGAGGCCATGGACTCGGTCAAGCCCGAGGACAAGTGGATGCACGCCTTCACCTACTCGGGGCACCCGACCTGCTGCGCCGTCGGCCTCAAGAACGTCGAGATCATGGAGCGCGAGCGGCTCTCGGAGCGCTCGGCCACCCTCGGCACGCGCCTGCACAAGGCCCTGCACGCGGCGTTCGACAGCCATCCGAACGTCGGCGACATCCGCTCGGGCAAGGGGCTGCTGGCCGCCGTCGAGCTGGTCGAGGACAAGGCGACGAAGAAGTCTTACGGCGCGGACCAAAAGATCGGCGCGCGGCTCATGCAGGAGATGAGCAAGCGCGGCGTGATCACGCGCGCGCGGATGGAGAACATCTTCTTCTCTCCGGCGCTGGTCATCACCGAGGAGCAGCTCGACCGGATGGTCTCGGTCACCCAGGAAGCCGTCAAGGCCGTCACCGGCAAGTAG
- a CDS encoding SUMF1/EgtB/PvdO family nonheme iron enzyme: MMATIILDAMELVEVAAGWFWMGWEEGHPGERPRHRVWLDGFAIARAPVTNAEYARFLEAAEAAPPPWWDDPRFSDPGQPVVGVNWFEASLYCDWLSSASRGRYRLPTEAEWEKAARGGLEGVRFPWGDERPAAAGFDRPPQVTETAANPLGLHALSGVCHEWCLDWEDEGYYAASPERNPLGPPRGTRRVSRGGAWRHQDPWSPVAHRSSLPPDLRYSDYGFRLVRAAD, from the coding sequence ATGATGGCGACGATTATACTCGACGCCATGGAGCTGGTGGAGGTCGCGGCGGGCTGGTTCTGGATGGGTTGGGAGGAGGGGCATCCGGGCGAGCGACCGCGCCACCGGGTCTGGCTCGATGGCTTCGCCATCGCCCGCGCTCCAGTGACCAACGCCGAGTACGCCCGCTTCCTGGAGGCGGCGGAGGCCGCTCCCCCGCCCTGGTGGGACGACCCACGCTTCAGCGATCCGGGGCAGCCCGTGGTCGGCGTCAACTGGTTCGAGGCGTCGCTCTACTGCGACTGGCTGTCGAGTGCGAGCCGCGGACGCTACCGGCTGCCGACGGAAGCCGAGTGGGAGAAGGCGGCTCGCGGCGGGCTCGAAGGCGTGCGCTTCCCGTGGGGGGACGAGAGACCCGCGGCGGCGGGCTTCGACAGGCCGCCACAGGTCACCGAAACAGCCGCCAACCCGCTGGGACTCCACGCGCTCTCAGGCGTCTGCCACGAGTGGTGTCTCGACTGGGAGGACGAGGGGTACTACGCGGCATCACCCGAGCGGAACCCACTGGGACCGCCCCGCGGCACGCGGCGCGTCTCGCGTGGCGGCGCCTGGCGGCACCAGGATCCGTGGAGCCCCGTCGCCCACCGCTCGTCCCTGCCGCCCGACCTGCGCTACTCCGACTACGGCTTCCGGCTGGTTCGCGCTGCGGACTGA